In the genome of Arthrobacter sp. PAMC25284, the window CAGATCCTCGCAGTGGCTCATGGACCGTCGCCAGCCGGCCACCTGGCGGACGGCGGTTTCCAGCACCCAAACGCCGATTTCGTCGATGTCGCCGGTTTCCTCCGCGAGCGGCATGAAGTCAGCCGGGCTCAAGCGTCCCTGCGTCGGATGGTCCCAGCGCACCACGGCTTCCACCCCGACGATGGCGCCGGAACCTAGATCGATCACCGGCTGGTAGTCGAGACCGAGCTGCCCGGCGGCAAGCGCGGCAGGAAGATCGGTCCGCAGGGCAGCCCGATACGACATGGTGTCGTCGCTCCGCGCGTCGAAGAGCTGATAGCGGCCCTTGCCGCCACGCTTTGCCATGTACATGGCAAAGTCTGCCTGCCGCAGCAGCTCGGCCGGGCTTCCGGTGGCCGGGTTTCGCTCGGCGGCACCCATGCTGGCGGAAACCTTGAGCCGGACGTCGCCGATGGTGAATGGTGTGTGCAGCGCTTCGTGAATCCGGGCTGCGACGCCGGTGGTGCGGGCCCCATCGCCGTCGTCCATGACCACGACGGCGAACTCGTCGCCTCCCAGCCGGGCGACGAGGTCTCCGGCACGCAAACAGGTCCTCAGCCGGTGGGCGAATTCGATCAGCAGCGCGTCGCCACCTTCGTGGCCGAGCGAGTCGTTGACTGCCTTGAAGTTGTCGACGTCAATGATCAGCAGGCCTCCGTGTCCGGCCTCACTGCCGGGTTGGCCGCGAAATACGTCGGCCAGGCGCTCGGTCAGCATGGTCCGGTTGCCCAGCCCGGTGAGGGGGTCGTGGTTGGCCCGGTGGCTGAGGGCCCGATGGCTGACCTGCACGGCTTCGGCCATGGTGTTAAAGGCCTCCGCAAGCTCTCCCAGCTCGTCACGCCGGACGACGTCGACGCGGTGGCTGTAGTCGCCCTTTTGGAGTTTCTGGACGCCACGGCGCAGGTCCTCGACTGGCCTGATCAGGAAGGTGGTCAGACGGCGGCGGAGGTACAGGACAGCGACGGCGAGAATGATCAGGAGTGCGCAGCGCCCCGCGAAAACCAGCAGATGAAGCTCCGTGGCGCCGGCGAGCCCAGTGTCCATCTCCTCGAACGAGATCCGCTCGATTTGGGCCAGCGTTGCGCGGGCGCTGGCACTCCCGGCGGCGTAGGCCGAGATCGTCTCCGGGGTTCCCGGCTGAAGGACTGCGACCTGGCCGCCCCAGAGGGAATGCGCTCTCAGGCCGGCCTGCCACGTGTCCTTCGTCTGCGCAGCGGCTGCCCGCATCCGTTCCGTCGGAAGTTTCGCCGTCGCGTCGTCAAGCAGGCGGGATATCTCTCTTTGCTGTTTCAGGAAATCTTCGGACTCGGAACCGGAGCCAGCCAACAGCCGGATGCCGGCCAGTTCGTGCGCTTCAAGGGCCGAGCGCAGTCCCGTGACCGTCTCAGAGACGAGCCGGAGGCGGTCGCCGGTTCCCAGCACTTGATCCGAAACGCCACGGACACCGAACAGTGTGGCGGATACTCCTACCAGCAGCGTCACGAGCATCAGCACGAGAGCCTTGGACCATTCCCGTTTCAGGCTCCACGTTCGGCCGGTATCCGCCGCCGCGGACCGGATGCCCACGGACGCCGGGTTCCGGCTGCGGAGTCCGGGCCGGTAGCCTTGCCGTTCGTGGGCGTCCGCATCGACGTCGTGGGTCATATCAGGCTTCCTCCGTTGCTGGCGGGGCCGGGCCCGGGGTCCGTGGCCAGCGCCGGCGCCCTGCCGGCAGGCACCGAATCGTCGATCAGGAGCTTATCGGAACATTTATATACCGGCGGGTACGGTACGTTGTTGGCGCCTTTGTGAAGCAGCCGCAGGCGGCTTGCGTGGCGGAGGCCCCGCGCACGCCGCCATCCGTCCCGCAGGTATCCGGGCCTCGTCGAGCCGGGTTGTCAGCTGAGGCAGTCCGCGCAGTAGGCATGTCCGGCCTTTTCGCGGGCCAATTGGGACCGGTGCCGGACCAGGAAGCATGAGTAGCAGGTGAACTCGTCGTCCTTCTGCGGGACGACGGTAACTGTCAGTTCCTCACCCGACAGATCCGCACCTGGCAGTTCCACTCCTTCGGAGGTATCCGCCTCGTCTAGTTCGCGCACCACACTTCGGGCATCTGGCGCGTTCGCGGAGCGGAGGGCCTCCAGGGAAGCGTTGCGGGATTCCGCGACGTCGGACCGTACTTCGTCATAATCTGTTGCCACTGTGCGCTGCTCTTTCCATTGCTGTTGTATTCGGTGTTACTCCGGCTTGCCGGGATTGAACGGTACAGCATCGTACTGTGCGTTTGCCGGGGACCGGCGCCATTCGGGGAGTGACCCTCACAACATCCGGGGGCGGGAGTCTCTGACCTCGGATAACAATGCACGGGGGATGTGATGCCGGGCCGTCATAGAGTTCCCGGACCGGCCTTGGCGGAGCCGTCCGGCGGTCCCCGGACGCAAGAGGGGGCCCAAAAGCGGGGGCCAGCGGGCATACTGTCCACAGGAGAGGAGTCCACGAATGCGGATTCTGATGGTGGAGGATGAGAAGGCCCTGGCCGAGACGGTGCGCCGGGGGCTGAAAAATGAGGGGTTCGTCGTGGATCTGGCCCATGACGGGCTGTCCGGCCTGGGCGCCGCGATCGACAACACCTACGACGCGATCCTGCTGGATTTGATGCTGCCGCTTAAGAACGGCTACGACGTCCTGAAGGAACTGCGGCAACACGAGATCTGGACGCCGGTGATGATGTTGACCGCCAAGGACGGCGAATACGACCAGACGGATGCGTTCGATCTGGGTGCCGACGACTACCTGACCAAGCCGTTCAGCTTCCTGGTCCTCGTTGCACGGATTCGGGCGCTCATCCGGCGGGGGGCGCCCGTACGCCCGGTCCTGCTGACCCTGGGCAGCCTGACCATGGACCCGGCAAAGCGCAGCGTCCGCCGCGGAGAAACCACGGTCAGCCTCACAGCCCGGGAATTCGGGCTTCTGGAGTATCTGATGCGCCGGCACGATCAGATCGTCTCCAAGGCGGAGATACTGTACAACGTGTGGGATCCGGCCTTCGAGGGAGGGGACAACGTGGTGGAGGTCTATATCGGATATCTGCGGCGCAAACTGGATCTGCCCTTCGGTGTGCACAGCCTGACGACGGTCCGTGGCATGGGCTACATGCTCAGCGCCGACTAGAGGCAGGCGGCCGGTGCCGGCGCGAACCGCGGGCCGCGGGGGCCGGCGCCGTAACCAGTCCGGGCGCCGGTAGGACCATTTCAAAACGGCATTGGCCGGAGGGCCCCTCGCTCGTGCGGATGGAGCCGCGGTGGGCGGTCATGATCCCTGCGGCGATGGCGAGGCCGAGGCCGCTGCCGCCGCTTTCGCGGGAACGGCTCGAGTCCAGCCGAACGAAGCGTTCAAAAATTCGGTCGCGGTCCGGCTCCGGCACGGGCGCCCCGTCGTTGTCCACTGTCACGATGGCAGCATCCCCGTAGGTGCTCAGCCGGATCGTGATTCGGGAAAGCGCGTGCCGCTCGGCGTTATCGAACACGTTGCGCAGTACCTGGGCGAGACGGTTGGCGTCGCCCCGGACCCGGGCCGGAATCAGTTCCGCCCGGATTTCCTTCCGGCTCGTGGAGCGCAGCCGGCGGACCTCCAGGTCCACGATGTCGTCAAGGTCCACGTCCGTCTCGTCCAGGGTAAGTCCGTGGTCATTCGCCTTCGCCAGCGTCAGCAGGCTTTCCACGAGGTACCGCATCCTGGCCGTCTCCTGGGACAGGACATCCTTCATCTCGAGCCACATCGCGCCGGACGGGTCCGCCGCGGCGATCTCCAGCCCCGCGCTCAGGGTGGCCAGCGGGCTGCGAAGCTCGTGGCTGGCATCTGAAACGAACCGGCGTTGTTCGTGATCTGATGCCTGCAGCCGCTCCAGCATGGTGTTCATTGTCAGCGCCAGGGCTCGGATTTCGTCGTGCGTGGACGGAACATCCACCCGCTCGTCCAGACGTTCGGCGTCGATCCTTGCCACCTGGCCGCGGATGGTTTCGACCTGGCGCAGGGAGCGCCCCACGAGCAGCCAGACCGAACCCGCCACTATGCCCAGCAACAGCGGTGTGGCGCCAAGCATAAACCAGGCGACGGTGGCGATGGTGTCCGCCCGGAGCTGGGTGGATTGGGCCACAATCACCGTATAGCCGCCCGGCGAGCCGCTGGCGACGAGGTGAAAATCATCCTGGTCGCCGAGGGTCGGCAGACTGGACACATCCTGGCTCAGCGTCCGGCCAGGTCCCGGGCGCTGAGCGGACAGCGGCGAATAGGCGGCTATCGGGTCGGAGCTGGCAACAACATAACCGGCAGGGTCCAGCAACTGTACGTACTGGCCGGCGCGTGCCGTTGCCAGCATGTACTCGTGGGCATCGGAAACATCCACATCCTCAAGCTCCACAATGACACTTTGTGCCTTCTGGCGGGCAGTCGTATTGGTCGAAGCGATCAACGACGACTGCAGCAGCACCAGGAGGAGCACACCGCCCAGAAGGAGCGCCACGGCGACAACACCGACGGCGACGGCGGTGGAGCTCTTTCGAACACCCCACCGCGTTTTGCCGGTGGCTCGGCCCGTGATGGCGGATATGACCTCTTCCATGTTCCAAGAATGCTGCACCGCGGAGGTACGGACAACCATTGGCGGGCAGGATCTTCTCCATTGTCAGATATCCGGGTTCTGCGGCGGGTTCTGCATTTGGCACGCCGAGGCCGGGGGAGCCTGCCGGAACCGCCGGTCCGGGGCCGGCCTGCCGTCCATTCTCAGTCCCTTCTCAGGAGACAGGGTCATAGTGATGGCAAGACCCGGAAGCCTGCCTGTCTGATTATTTGCAATTCGGACACACCGGCGGTTCGGACACACCGGCGGTTTGGGCACACCGTATGCCGGTGCCGGGGCTGGCGTTTCAAAGACTCCGGCCGCACGCTCTCCTCAACCAGCGTGCGGCCGGTACCTTGAATTTTCCTTTGGCGGCGTTCTGCCGCACCACTATTCACACGCATCATCGGGCAGTTTTGAGCCCCGCGGTGGTCGGGATCAGGGCTGGGCCGGGGAACGGAGCCATACAGACCCGTGCGGCCTGAGCACGATGCCCTGGTCAAGGCGCAGGTTCTCCGCGGTCAGGATGTCGACCGCCTCGGCCGCGAACCCGGAGAGGGTCTCCGCGGAGACCGACTGGGTTGCGTCGCTGAAGTTGGCCAGGGCCAGGATGGTGGTGCCGTCGCCGGGCCGCTGGTAGCCCAGGACGGCGCGGTTGTTCGTGGCAGAGTCGATTAGCCGGGTGCCGGCCAGTTCCGGCGTCGCCGATTGCGCGGTGATCATGCGCTGCAGCCCGGCGAAGACAGCACCGGACGGCGTCTCAGGGTCGTGGCGCTCCGCATACTGCTGCTCCGGGTAGTGGGGCCGGTTCACCCAACGTCTGTCCGCGCCGTGTCCGTCTTCGAGGGCATACCCGTAGTCGTTGAGCTGGCCCACCTCGTCGCCGAGGTACAGCAGCGGAATGCCGCCGGTGCTGAAGGCTTCCGAGTGCGCCAGGAGGATGCGGGCCACGGCCTCGGTTGACCCGTCCTCGAGTCCACAGAGCGACGCGGTGGTTCCGGAAATCCGGCAATCTCCAGTGCGCGGATTGTCCTGGAAAGGCACGCCGCGGGCGAAGCTGCCGGGGGAACCGGTCGACGTAGAAAGAATTCAGGAACCGGCGGTGCTCGAACCCGCTCATGCCGAGTTCGGCGGCGTCATCGTCCGCAAACGTCCAGCCAATGTCATCGTGGCTCCGAACGTAGTTTATCCAGGCGGTTCCCGCCGGAATGTTGTGCCTCCCCGCAGAGCATTTCATCGGACTGGAACCAGTCGGGGTTGGTTGCACGCTCGGCGTCCAGGGACTTGAGCTCCGCCGGCCGTTCCGACCAGGAGCGTGCGGCCTGCACCACCAGGGCGGTCAGCTGCGCCAGCCAGTCTTCCCGGACGCCGTAAAGGCCGTGGAACAACTTGCAGAGTTCGGGAAAACGCCGGTCAAACCACTCCTCGAAGTCGGTCCAGTCCGCTCCCTCGCGGACGATCCCGTCCCCCGTCGCCAGGGCGCTGCGCACGTGCTGCCGGGACTCGTGGTCCACGATGGCGGACTCGGGCACGGAGCGCCTCCTTGACGAATTTCGGACCGTGGTGGCCGGCTGGGATTTCCAGCGTATCGATGCCGGCGCTGCCTGCCCGTCTCCCGACGCCGAAAACCCGGGGACGACTCCGGTGATACGCCGGGACGCCTGTTACGCCGGGACGCGGATGGACAGCACGTCCATCGGCTGTCCGGCGGCGTATTGGCCGTCGAAAAGTTCGGCGCCGTCGGGGGAGTTCAGTACCTCAGCCTGCTCCCAGACCAGGAACCCGGCGAGTGCTCGGGGGGCTGACGCCTGCAGGAACCCCAGCTCGGCACGGTCTTGGCCAGCGCCGGTGCTGATGGAAAGAATTCCGCGGCCACCGGAGAACTCGACCCAAGGATCCAGTAACCGGACAAGGAGCATGCCGTGGTGGCCTGCAAGGCGGACGTCCCCCCGGAAGCGAAGGACCCCGGTACCGGTAAGGACGTCGTAATCCGAGCCGGCGGCCGGGAAGCTGAACCGTCCGGCCTCAGACATCGTGGCACCGGCGGAGACGGCCACAGTTCCGTCAGGGAGCTCCTTGATGTAATCAACGAAGCTTCGCTTAATGCCCCAGGTGAGGCCCATTGGAGGCAAGGGATCGGGTGAACGGGGCGCTGCGTGCACGCGGGAGCTCCTGTTGCTGGGTTGGCTGGTCTGCTCCGAGCCTAGCGGGGGATCGACGTCGGAATGAATTCTTGCAGCCGGCCCCCTCCCCGGCCCCCGTGCAGGAGCCTGGGCCGCACATGCTGCGGGGGCCACGGTCACCGCCGGATGCCGGGGGGAAGTCCGATCGTTTCCACCCCGGAGCATCGTTCCGGAAACTACTGGGACTACCGCGGGAAACTACTTGCCGCGCCATCGAACTACTTGCAATCCGGCCAACGCAGGCTACGCGGGACTACTAACCGCTGTACCCGTCTTTTTCGGGGCCCGAAGTCGGGTAGCGACATCGCTTGTTGCGCCCATTCAGGCGTGACACGGTGACATTGGAAAGTCGGAGGGAACAGTGTAGCAGCGCCGTCTAGTTCCGATGTTGTTGCGTCCCTCCCCCGAGCGATTAAGTTCGTTTTACCTGGGGAATACGGAGAATATCGTGCAAAACCAGACCGGACCCACACCATCGATTTCAGTGCGCCTCTTCGGAACGTTTGAGGTTCGCCGGGACGGGGTTGCCTTGACGGCGGCGGACATGGGCGGCTGCAAACCCCGGCACATCCTGGAAATACTGCTCTTGAATCTTGGTACGCCGGTTTCCAAAACGAGCCTGATTGAGCAACTCTGGGGCGCGGGCGCAAGCGACGGCGCCGTCGCAACCCTAGAGAGCTATATCAGCGGCATCCGCCGGGCGATCCAGCCAGGACAGACCAAGACCGGCCCGCTCCGCACCGCAAACAGCGGTTACGTTCTGGATCCGCAACTGGTGGATCTGGATCTCTCGAATTTCCACAAACTGGTGCGGGCCGCCGGTGTTTCGGAGCCCGCTGCGGCGTACCCGCTGCTGCTCGAAGCGCTGCAAATTTCGGCCGAGCCACTGCTCGGCTTCGAACTCGCCTCAGACTGGGCGGAGGAGGCCCGGATCCGCCACGCTGCCGACAAGGTCGCAGCGCAAATTGTCGCCGCGGAGACCGCGGCGACGCTGGGCGTGCCTGATGACGCTGTGAACCTGGCCCAGTCGGCCATTCGTGCCGAGCCGCTCAACGAACGGGCGTGGACGATTCTTGTCACGGCCTATGAACAGGCCGGTCTTCCCGTGGAAGGGCTCTCTGCCTACGACCGGTGCCGCCGGCTCTTTGATCATGACCTCGGCTGCGCCCCCGGGCCTGCCCTGCAGGCGGCTCACCTGAGGCTCCTGCGGCAACGCGCGGAAGGCAACACGGAGCTCTCCGAGGTGCTCGCAGCGCTGCTGTACCTGGGCGATCGCATGAATGGGTCCAAGAGCCGGCAACAGCCCGCGGCCGAGTCCCAGCGCATGCACGAGCACGCCGGGCGCGTTCTTGACGCCTTCCTGCAGAGGGTCCGGGCCGCCGTCTGACCTGCCGCACCGCATGCAGTCCGGCTGCGCTAGCACGGGGCTGACTGCAAGTCCCGCCAGGGATCCAGCCGCGCCGCCCGTTAGTTTCGTCAC includes:
- a CDS encoding bifunctional diguanylate cyclase/phosphodiesterase — translated: MTHDVDADAHERQGYRPGLRSRNPASVGIRSAAADTGRTWSLKREWSKALVLMLVTLLVGVSATLFGVRGVSDQVLGTGDRLRLVSETVTGLRSALEAHELAGIRLLAGSGSESEDFLKQQREISRLLDDATAKLPTERMRAAAAQTKDTWQAGLRAHSLWGGQVAVLQPGTPETISAYAAGSASARATLAQIERISFEEMDTGLAGATELHLLVFAGRCALLIILAVAVLYLRRRLTTFLIRPVEDLRRGVQKLQKGDYSHRVDVVRRDELGELAEAFNTMAEAVQVSHRALSHRANHDPLTGLGNRTMLTERLADVFRGQPGSEAGHGGLLIIDVDNFKAVNDSLGHEGGDALLIEFAHRLRTCLRAGDLVARLGGDEFAVVVMDDGDGARTTGVAARIHEALHTPFTIGDVRLKVSASMGAAERNPATGSPAELLRQADFAMYMAKRGGKGRYQLFDARSDDTMSYRAALRTDLPAALAAGQLGLDYQPVIDLGSGAIVGVEAVVRWDHPTQGRLSPADFMPLAEETGDIDEIGVWVLETAVRQVAGWRRSMSHCEDLWVSVNVSALQLSSAKCLARLEGILADPTICPQRVVLEVTETALATNIDSGIIAINRLKSYGARLAIDDFGTGYSSLSTLAALPADILKVDRSFLAGHSRDAASAAMLEGILGLAGKLQLEVIVEGVENMEQLDVLRGLGCGLGQGYFLAGPGPSTVIEALLAAGTGNRAPDLR
- a CDS encoding DUF4193 domain-containing protein codes for the protein MATDYDEVRSDVAESRNASLEALRSANAPDARSVVRELDEADTSEGVELPGADLSGEELTVTVVPQKDDEFTCYSCFLVRHRSQLAREKAGHAYCADCLS
- a CDS encoding response regulator transcription factor — protein: MRILMVEDEKALAETVRRGLKNEGFVVDLAHDGLSGLGAAIDNTYDAILLDLMLPLKNGYDVLKELRQHEIWTPVMMLTAKDGEYDQTDAFDLGADDYLTKPFSFLVLVARIRALIRRGAPVRPVLLTLGSLTMDPAKRSVRRGETTVSLTAREFGLLEYLMRRHDQIVSKAEILYNVWDPAFEGGDNVVEVYIGYLRRKLDLPFGVHSLTTVRGMGYMLSAD
- a CDS encoding cell wall metabolism sensor histidine kinase WalK, whose translation is MEEVISAITGRATGKTRWGVRKSSTAVAVGVVAVALLLGGVLLLVLLQSSLIASTNTTARQKAQSVIVELEDVDVSDAHEYMLATARAGQYVQLLDPAGYVVASSDPIAAYSPLSAQRPGPGRTLSQDVSSLPTLGDQDDFHLVASGSPGGYTVIVAQSTQLRADTIATVAWFMLGATPLLLGIVAGSVWLLVGRSLRQVETIRGQVARIDAERLDERVDVPSTHDEIRALALTMNTMLERLQASDHEQRRFVSDASHELRSPLATLSAGLEIAAADPSGAMWLEMKDVLSQETARMRYLVESLLTLAKANDHGLTLDETDVDLDDIVDLEVRRLRSTSRKEIRAELIPARVRGDANRLAQVLRNVFDNAERHALSRITIRLSTYGDAAIVTVDNDGAPVPEPDRDRIFERFVRLDSSRSRESGGSGLGLAIAAGIMTAHRGSIRTSEGPSGQCRFEMVLPAPGLVTAPAPAARGSRRHRPPASSRR
- a CDS encoding HtaA domain-containing protein, whose amino-acid sequence is MHAAPRSPDPLPPMGLTWGIKRSFVDYIKELPDGTVAVSAGATMSEAGRFSFPAAGSDYDVLTGTGVLRFRGDVRLAGHHGMLLVRLLDPWVEFSGGRGILSISTGAGQDRAELGFLQASAPRALAGFLVWEQAEVLNSPDGAELFDGQYAAGQPMDVLSIRVPA
- a CDS encoding BTAD domain-containing putative transcriptional regulator, whose product is MQNQTGPTPSISVRLFGTFEVRRDGVALTAADMGGCKPRHILEILLLNLGTPVSKTSLIEQLWGAGASDGAVATLESYISGIRRAIQPGQTKTGPLRTANSGYVLDPQLVDLDLSNFHKLVRAAGVSEPAAAYPLLLEALQISAEPLLGFELASDWAEEARIRHAADKVAAQIVAAETAATLGVPDDAVNLAQSAIRAEPLNERAWTILVTAYEQAGLPVEGLSAYDRCRRLFDHDLGCAPGPALQAAHLRLLRQRAEGNTELSEVLAALLYLGDRMNGSKSRQQPAAESQRMHEHAGRVLDAFLQRVRAAV